From the genome of Homalodisca vitripennis isolate AUS2020 chromosome 8, UT_GWSS_2.1, whole genome shotgun sequence, one region includes:
- the LOC124367715 gene encoding uncharacterized protein LOC124367715 yields MADILPDFLDDKFLTGCLQGEFGSSTIVTHFEAESAVAEGENFASCILRVKCFYKRSDSKKLESTSLILKAPKQQGVTDMIFTKECKEQYFYSNIVPKLSSLHTVDYVPKSYKCKNPLVVVMEDLNVMGFKVPNRRDQLDFEHCKFCIQSLAKLQATSIVVGQQDPKYFEHFKSNSFKIFNKNPFLNKICPIITSIGANSLADSVRGLSQYEDIVDILDKVSKTLWEFVLVSGDTEHALNSLIQFDVWPSNFMFKYDKFRKVESVKVLDFQLYSFSPAVIDIVTFIWRGANNDVRETRLDELFHIYVDTLNGLLSDLGSSTRLTFSQLKEQLEILSPWALFAVCFYLPVGQLKEPLPLETLFEYCEKEPRKYYDLLMKQFKEPSTVFPSILLHLKAQGVFESISKLYIK; encoded by the coding sequence ATGGCAGACATACTTCCAGACTTTCTTGATGACAAGTTCCTGACTGGTTGTCTACAAGGAGAGTTTGGAAGTTCTACAATCGTCACTCACTTTGAGGCAGAGTCTGCAGTTGCAGAAGGAGAAAACTTCGCCAGTTGTATTCTAAGAGTGAAATGTTTCTACAAAAGAAGTGACAGCAAAAAATTAGAATCAACCAGTCTCATTTTAAAGGCTCCAAAGCAACAGGGGGTCACAGATATGATATTTACGAAGGAATGCAAAGAACAGTACTTCTATTCCAACATCGTGCCTAAACTGTCTAGCTTACACACAGTAGATTATGTCCCGAAgtcatacaaatgtaaaaatcCCTTGGTGGTTGTAATGGAGGATTTAAACGTAATGGGTTTCAAAGTTCCAAATAGAAGGGATCAATTAGACTTTGAACATTGCAAGTTTTGCATTCAATCACTAGCAAAGCTGCAAGCTACAAGTATTGTTGTTGGACAACAAGACcctaaatattttgaacattttaaatctaacagcttcaagatttttaataaaaatccgtTTCTAAATAAGATATGTCCTATTATAACTTCAATAGGAGCTAACAGTCTTGCTGACTCGGTTAGAGGTCTGAGCCAATATGAAGACATAGTTGACATATTGGATAAAGTTTCAAAGACTTTGTGGGAGTTCGTGCTAGTGTCGGGTGATACTGAACATGCACTGAATAGTCTTATTCAATTTGACGTTTGGCCGTCAAACTTTATGTTCAAATACGATAAATTTAGGAAAGTCGAATCAGTGAAAGTTCTGGATTTCCAACTATACTCCTTCTCACCTGCAGTAATTGACATCGTCACCTTCATTTGGAGAGGTGCCAACAATGACGTCAGAGAGACTCGTCTGGACGAACTTTTCCATATTTATGTTGATACCCTTAATGGACTTTTGTCAGATCTCGGCAGTTCCACGAGATTGACATTTTCTCAGCTGAAAGAACAGCTTGAAATTTTAAGTCCTTGGGCACTGTTTGCTGTGTGTTTCTATCTTCCAGTTGGCCAGCTTAAAGAACCTTTGCCACTGGAAACTCTGTTTGAGTATTGTGAGAAAGAACCGAGAAAATACTATGACTTACTAATGAAACAATTCAAAGAACCCTCAACAGTCTTCCCGTCAATATTATTACACCTCAAAGCTCAGGGTGTGTTTGAAAGCATatcaaagttatatataaaataa